In a genomic window of Thermoproteus tenax Kra 1:
- a CDS encoding phosphoribosylaminoimidazole carboxylase produces the protein MEEYVDIKREFSLVAVRGDGDVYFYPPLRIFTWMGYWCGTTSPAAARMRRRATPNRRHVDAPNAPPDPRGPARSLWAVPTRGTR, from the coding sequence GTGGAGGAGTACGTGGATATTAAGAGGGAGTTCTCCCTAGTGGCGGTTAGGGGGGACGGCGACGTCTACTTCTACCCCCCGCTGAGAATTTTCACGTGGATGGGATACTGGTGTGGAACTACGTCCCCAGCCGCGGCGCGGATGAGGCGCCGCGCTACACCCAACCGAAGGCATGTGGACGCGCCCAACGCCCCGCCCGACCCCCGGGGGCCTGCCCGGAGTCTCTGGGCAGTCCCGACAAGGGGCACACGTTAA
- a CDS encoding HEPN domain-containing protein, translated as MERWLEKAERYRRYAQRSLAAGEYDLACFLAQQAGEFLLKALLIREVGARPLTHSIYEMAKRLAQLKSAHVPEEVARCAKSLEEHYIQARYPDARLGPYEEWEAGECLRCLDLLWRWTDGLR; from the coding sequence GTGGAGCGCTGGCTTGAGAAGGCAGAGCGCTATAGGCGGTACGCCCAGAGGAGCCTCGCCGCTGGCGAATACGACTTGGCGTGCTTCCTGGCCCAGCAGGCTGGCGAATTCCTTTTAAAGGCCCTCCTTATTAGGGAGGTTGGGGCGAGGCCCCTCACCCATAGCATCTACGAGATGGCGAAGAGGCTTGCCCAGCTGAAGTCGGCCCATGTGCCGGAGGAGGTGGCGCGGTGCGCCAAATCGCTGGAGGAGCACTACATACAGGCCAGGTACCCAGACGCGAGGCTCGGCCCGTATGAGGAATGGGAAGCAGGGGAGTGCCTCAGATGCCTCGACTTGTTGTGGAGATGGACAGATGGATTAAGGTAG
- a CDS encoding nucleotidyltransferase domain-containing protein, whose protein sequence is MPRLVVEMDRWIKVARQRQEELLERLREFLKEVCSEGDVVLFGSRARGSHHALSDWDIAVLTQSGRYHIAVEEFGQVVYIPLVSVDEILAKSMIALDIASDGQLLCGRGDHWQIYLKKARLYILEKRLVKTPSGWYPAPPHSDPTR, encoded by the coding sequence ATGCCTCGACTTGTTGTGGAGATGGACAGATGGATTAAGGTAGCGAGGCAGAGGCAGGAGGAGCTGCTGGAAAGACTCCGCGAATTCCTCAAAGAAGTATGTAGCGAAGGCGACGTGGTGCTCTTCGGCTCCCGCGCCCGGGGCTCCCACCACGCCCTTAGCGACTGGGACATCGCGGTGTTGACGCAGAGCGGCCGCTACCACATCGCCGTGGAGGAGTTCGGCCAAGTCGTCTACATCCCCCTCGTCTCTGTAGACGAGATACTCGCCAAGAGCATGATCGCCCTAGACATAGCCAGCGACGGCCAGCTGCTCTGCGGCCGCGGCGACCACTGGCAGATCTACCTAAAAAAAGCCCGCCTGTACATCCTGGAGAAGAGGCTGGTCAAGACGCCAAGCGGGTGGTACCCAGCACCGCCTCACTCCGATCCGACGCGGTGA
- a CDS encoding sulfite exporter TauE/SafE family protein, with protein sequence MPVLSLVMGLPLRVAATSVASIALGGIPGLWIKEGALLPEMLSLVVPAAVIGSSMGARLALRVKAPVIKYAVVGVMAIASIQLLQRGIARLWTG encoded by the coding sequence GTGCCTGTCCTTAGCCTAGTCATGGGGCTACCTCTCAGAGTCGCCGCCACCTCTGTGGCCTCAATAGCGCTCGGCGGCATCCCGGGGTTGTGGATAAAAGAGGGGGCGTTGCTGCCGGAGATGCTGTCTCTTGTGGTGCCGGCCGCTGTCATCGGCTCCAGCATGGGGGCGAGGCTGGCGCTGAGGGTTAAAGCCCCCGTCATTAAGTATGCTGTTGTAGGCGTCATGGCTATTGCCTCAATACAACTGCTACAACGCGGAATTGCGAGGCTATGGACGGGGTGA
- a CDS encoding PaREP1 family protein, with protein sequence MDVEAIYLPAALARRLKSLAEAEAVTLEDFLLELALSNTDPPGRAKAYAEAALDLLKAAEGELHVGDLRQAGEKIWGAAALAVKAYAYWREGVRLTSHGELWRYAEKIAEELGDWVHDAWAQANAMHINFYEGWATADQVAAAFRRVERLVKEIAGRVL encoded by the coding sequence GTGGATGTGGAGGCGATTTACCTACCTGCGGCGTTGGCTAGGCGTCTGAAGTCGCTAGCCGAGGCCGAGGCTGTCACTCTGGAGGATTTTCTACTTGAACTCGCCCTCTCAAATACAGACCCGCCGGGGAGGGCTAAGGCGTACGCCGAGGCGGCGCTGGATCTTTTAAAGGCCGCCGAGGGCGAGCTGCACGTGGGAGATTTGAGGCAGGCTGGTGAGAAGATTTGGGGGGCGGCCGCGCTGGCTGTGAAGGCCTATGCCTACTGGCGTGAGGGGGTTAGGCTGACGTCGCACGGCGAGCTCTGGCGCTACGCCGAGAAAATCGCCGAGGAGCTAGGCGACTGGGTACACGACGCCTGGGCACAGGCAAACGCCATGCATATAAACTTCTACGAGGGGTGGGCTACCGCTGACCAGGTGGCCGCGGCGTTTAGGCGTGTTGAGAGGCTGGTGAAGGAGATCGCCGGCAGGGTACTCTAG